The following proteins come from a genomic window of Paucimonas lemoignei:
- the gcvA_10 gene encoding LysR family transcriptional regulator: MFTKIPLTAYRTFEVAARTGSFKAAADELFVTPGAVSYQVKALEAWVGVMLFSRSGSGVRLTVEGERLYRHAHRALLDISASLAQLKPEADAQTLVLATTPALAAAWLIPRLGDFYQAQPHINVRVETSNELVDLLRDSSVDLAIRTASRPDPALFSEPLMAEYFSVYAAPAMARPQAHDRVELINLRWQMPGGYKVDWATWCTAAGHQEWLGQALMREYDDEHFALSAAIAGQGLVLASNVLVADSVAKGLLVPYRPDVLLPGPHYIAACTPGRERQTPVKEFLVWLVGQMG; this comes from the coding sequence GCGGCGGCTGACGAGCTTTTCGTCACCCCGGGAGCGGTGTCCTATCAGGTCAAGGCGCTGGAAGCGTGGGTTGGCGTGATGCTGTTCAGTCGTTCCGGCAGTGGGGTGCGCCTGACCGTCGAGGGTGAACGACTCTATCGGCATGCGCACCGGGCGCTGCTGGACATCAGCGCCAGTCTTGCCCAACTGAAGCCTGAGGCCGATGCGCAGACCCTGGTGCTGGCCACCACGCCAGCCTTGGCCGCAGCCTGGTTGATCCCGCGACTGGGGGATTTCTATCAGGCTCAGCCGCACATTAATGTGCGGGTGGAAACCAGCAACGAGCTGGTGGATTTGTTGCGTGACTCCAGCGTCGACCTGGCAATCCGCACGGCCAGCCGCCCTGACCCTGCGTTGTTCAGCGAACCTCTGATGGCTGAATATTTTTCAGTCTATGCCGCTCCGGCCATGGCCCGTCCCCAGGCCCATGACCGCGTGGAGTTGATCAACCTGCGCTGGCAAATGCCCGGCGGTTACAAGGTGGACTGGGCAACCTGGTGTACGGCGGCTGGGCATCAGGAGTGGCTTGGCCAGGCCCTGATGCGTGAGTATGACGACGAACATTTCGCCTTGAGTGCAGCCATCGCAGGTCAGGGCCTGGTGCTGGCCAGCAATGTGCTGGTGGCTGACAGCGTCGCCAAGGGATTGCTGGTGCCGTATCGCCCCGACGTCTTGCTGCCCGGCCCCCATTACATCGCCGCCTGCACGCCGGGCCGGGAGCGGCAAACCCCGGTGAAAGAGTTTCTGGTCTGGCTGGTGGGGCAGATGGGGTGA
- a CDS encoding DGPF domain protein: MKYLCLIYSNEQTLHSHPDSPRDDECLAYAQSVQASGHMLAAEPLESVQTATTVRKRNGKVMITDGPFAETKEQLAGFYLIDARDLNEAIQIAANVPAARVGSVEVRPVRTLNLQHSADPACQEMTYERNQS; the protein is encoded by the coding sequence ATGAAATACCTTTGCCTGATTTACAGCAACGAACAGACCCTGCATTCGCACCCTGACAGCCCTCGGGACGATGAATGCCTGGCCTATGCCCAATCGGTGCAAGCCAGCGGCCATATGCTGGCGGCCGAACCCTTGGAATCGGTGCAGACCGCCACCACCGTGCGCAAGCGCAACGGCAAAGTGATGATCACCGACGGTCCCTTTGCTGAAACCAAAGAACAACTGGCCGGTTTTTACTTGATCGACGCCCGTGACCTCAATGAAGCGATCCAGATCGCCGCCAATGTGCCCGCCGCCCGGGTCGGCAGCGTAGAAGTCCGGCCAGTACGCACCCTCAATCTGCAGCACAGCGCAGATCCCGCCTGTCAGGAGATGACGTATGAACGCAATCAAAGCTGA
- a CDS encoding ECF subfamily RNA polymerase sigma factor has product MNHHFSRTDAQAIHSQVEALYRQESRRVLATLIRLLGHFELAEEALQDAFIAAVEQWPHTGLPYNPRAWLISTGRFKAIDSLRRRSRFDASLVQMARELESQMQGQAPDLDSVEDDRLRLIFICCHPALTQEAQIALTLREVCDLTTEEIARAFLMTPSTVAQRIVRAKNKIRDARIPYEVPSLGELPERLDAVLQVIYLVFNEGYFASSGDELLRSELSAEAIRLGRLLLDLLPEPHVCGLLALMLLTEARRQARVSASGEPILLDQQDRRLWDRAMIAEGQTLVEKALRSGRHNAYSVQAAIAAVHAETAWAEETDWAQIVGLYDVLVRLSESPVVALNRAVAVAMLRGPEAGLALIDDLLLGGQLQDYHLAWAAKADLCCRAGQIAEACAAYQKAIPLARQTVDRQFLQRCLDDLQSRA; this is encoded by the coding sequence ATGAACCACCATTTCTCGCGCACCGATGCGCAGGCGATCCACTCCCAGGTAGAGGCCTTATACCGGCAGGAATCGCGTCGTGTACTGGCGACGCTGATCCGTCTGCTGGGTCATTTCGAACTGGCCGAAGAAGCCTTGCAGGACGCCTTCATCGCCGCCGTCGAGCAATGGCCGCACACCGGCTTGCCGTACAACCCCCGCGCCTGGTTGATTTCGACTGGCCGTTTCAAGGCGATCGACAGCCTGCGCCGCCGCTCGCGTTTTGATGCCTCGCTGGTGCAGATGGCCCGCGAGCTTGAAAGCCAGATGCAGGGGCAAGCGCCCGATTTGGACAGCGTCGAGGATGATCGTCTGCGCTTGATCTTCATCTGCTGCCACCCGGCGTTGACGCAAGAGGCGCAGATCGCACTGACCCTGCGGGAAGTGTGCGACCTGACCACCGAAGAAATTGCCCGCGCGTTCCTGATGACGCCCTCCACCGTGGCGCAACGCATCGTGCGCGCCAAGAACAAGATCCGTGACGCCCGCATCCCCTATGAAGTGCCAAGCCTTGGTGAACTGCCCGAACGCCTGGACGCCGTGTTGCAGGTCATTTATCTGGTCTTCAACGAAGGTTATTTCGCCTCGTCCGGCGATGAGTTGCTGCGCAGTGAATTGTCCGCCGAGGCCATTCGCCTGGGGCGCTTGTTGCTCGACCTGTTGCCTGAGCCGCACGTGTGCGGGCTGCTGGCGCTGATGCTGCTCACCGAGGCCCGTCGTCAGGCGCGAGTTTCAGCCAGCGGCGAGCCGATCCTGCTCGACCAACAGGATCGCCGCCTGTGGGATCGAGCCATGATTGCCGAAGGCCAGACGCTGGTGGAAAAAGCCCTGCGTTCAGGACGGCATAACGCCTACAGCGTGCAGGCTGCGATTGCCGCCGTTCACGCTGAGACGGCCTGGGCCGAAGAGACTGATTGGGCGCAAATCGTCGGTCTGTACGACGTGCTGGTGCGCCTTAGTGAATCCCCGGTCGTGGCGCTCAACCGGGCGGTGGCGGTGGCCATGCTGCGTGGGCCCGAGGCGGGGCTCGCGCTGATTGACGATTTATTGCTTGGCGGCCAATTACAGGATTACCACCTGGCCTGGGCCGCCAAAGCCGACCTGTGCTGCCGCGCAGGGCAGATCGCCGAGGCCTGCGCCGCGTACCAAAAAGCCATACCGCTGGCCAGGCAGACCGTCGACCGGCAGTTTCTCCAGCGCTGCCTGGATGACCTGCAATCCCGAGCCTGA
- a CDS encoding glyoxalase/bleomycin resistance protein/dioxygenase — MSVQSIPDDYHSLTIYLGVKGASEAIEFYKKAFGAVQDFRLDSPDGRVAHAALRVGNSMLMLGEPCDEGVLGSPETLGKVPSGLYLYVEDADQVFQRALEAGAEQVMPMTDQFYGDRSGTLRDPYGHVWFIATHKEELSPEEIHRRAQEMFKQA, encoded by the coding sequence ATGAGTGTTCAATCCATACCCGATGACTATCACAGCCTGACGATTTACTTGGGCGTCAAAGGCGCTTCCGAGGCCATCGAGTTTTACAAAAAAGCCTTTGGTGCCGTGCAGGACTTCCGTCTCGACAGCCCGGACGGGCGAGTCGCCCACGCGGCCTTGCGTGTCGGCAATTCCATGCTGATGCTCGGCGAGCCCTGTGACGAAGGCGTATTGGGCAGCCCGGAAACCCTCGGCAAAGTGCCGTCCGGCCTGTACTTGTACGTTGAGGACGCCGATCAGGTGTTTCAGCGGGCGCTTGAAGCGGGCGCAGAGCAGGTCATGCCGATGACCGATCAATTCTACGGCGATCGCAGCGGCACGTTGCGCGACCCTTATGGGCATGTCTGGTTTATCGCCACTCATAAAGAGGAGTTGTCCCCCGAAGAAATCCACCGCCGCGCGCAGGAAATGTTCAAACAGGCCTAA
- a CDS encoding isomerase, giving the protein MNAIKAEQHSTQQQIQSLIEQWSAAIRDKDLDLIMSYYAPEIVAYDAIIALQFKGIDAYRTHWKFCLGMCPGPMVFAQRELVVHGDEQFALAHWLNSCGAADENGVTQSSWMRASAGFRRTAEGWKAVHEHFSAPFDMESGKALFDLQP; this is encoded by the coding sequence ATGAACGCAATCAAAGCTGAACAGCACAGCACCCAGCAGCAGATCCAGAGCCTGATTGAACAATGGAGCGCAGCCATTCGAGACAAGGATCTGGACCTGATCATGAGCTATTACGCCCCTGAAATCGTCGCCTACGACGCGATCATCGCGCTGCAGTTCAAGGGCATCGACGCCTATCGCACGCATTGGAAGTTCTGCCTGGGCATGTGCCCAGGCCCGATGGTGTTCGCGCAACGCGAACTGGTGGTGCATGGCGATGAGCAGTTCGCCCTGGCTCACTGGCTGAACAGTTGCGGCGCGGCCGACGAGAACGGCGTCACTCAATCGTCCTGGATGCGTGCCAGCGCAGGCTTCAGGCGCACGGCCGAGGGCTGGAAAGCCGTCCATGAGCATTTTTCGGCGCCGTTCGACATGGAGAGCGGCAAGGCGTTGTTCGATCTGCAGCCTTGA
- the proP_8 gene encoding major facilitator transporter — translation MVTGVPMTAIVRARPQPFSRADYKTLGLAALGGALEIYDFIIFVFFALTLSQLFFPPEMPEWLRLLQSFGIFVTGYLARPLGGILMAHFADKLGRKRVFSLSILMMALPCLLIGIMPTYAQIGYWAPLILLALRILQGAAVGGEVPSAWVFVAEHAPKAHRGYALGVLQAGLTFGYLLGALVATWLAKVFTPAEILDWAWRIPFLLGGVFGVVGVWLRRWLSETPVFMAMQEQRQAVTELPLKAVLREHRQSLLPAALLTCVLTSAVVVLVVITPTVMQKSFGMSASHTFALSSVGIVFLNIGCVLAGMLVDRIGAWRAVLVYSAILPLGIALLYASLIGQWLAPSIAYAIAGLACGIVGVVPSVMVGLFPADIRVSGISFTYNIAYALWASTTPLMLIALMPWSPWVCVAYVAVMGGVGLLTAAVFGLHKGMKVDALLVR, via the coding sequence ATGGTGACCGGGGTTCCTATGACGGCCATTGTTCGAGCACGTCCCCAGCCGTTCTCTCGCGCTGACTACAAAACCCTGGGCCTGGCGGCGCTGGGCGGGGCGCTTGAGATCTATGACTTCATCATTTTCGTGTTCTTTGCGCTGACGCTGAGCCAGCTGTTTTTCCCGCCGGAAATGCCGGAATGGCTGCGTCTGCTGCAAAGCTTCGGGATTTTCGTCACCGGTTATCTGGCGCGGCCGCTGGGCGGCATCCTGATGGCGCACTTCGCCGACAAACTGGGACGCAAGCGGGTGTTCAGCCTGAGCATCCTGATGATGGCCTTGCCTTGCCTGCTGATCGGCATCATGCCGACCTACGCGCAGATTGGTTACTGGGCACCTTTGATCCTGCTGGCGTTGCGCATCCTGCAAGGCGCGGCGGTGGGGGGCGAGGTGCCGAGCGCCTGGGTGTTCGTCGCCGAGCACGCGCCCAAGGCCCATCGCGGTTATGCCCTGGGCGTGCTGCAGGCCGGGCTGACCTTTGGTTATCTGCTGGGGGCGCTGGTCGCCACCTGGCTGGCGAAAGTCTTTACCCCCGCGGAAATCCTCGACTGGGCCTGGCGCATCCCGTTCCTGCTGGGCGGTGTATTTGGTGTGGTTGGCGTGTGGCTGCGTCGTTGGCTCAGCGAAACCCCGGTGTTCATGGCGATGCAGGAACAGCGTCAAGCCGTCACCGAGTTGCCGTTGAAAGCCGTGCTGCGCGAACATCGCCAGTCGCTGTTGCCCGCTGCCTTGCTGACGTGCGTGCTGACCTCTGCGGTGGTGGTGCTGGTGGTTATTACCCCGACCGTCATGCAAAAAAGCTTCGGCATGAGCGCCAGCCATACCTTCGCCCTGAGCAGCGTGGGCATCGTGTTCCTGAATATCGGCTGCGTGCTGGCTGGCATGCTGGTCGACCGCATCGGTGCATGGCGCGCCGTGCTGGTTTACAGCGCCATCCTGCCGCTGGGTATCGCGCTGTTGTATGCCAGCCTGATTGGCCAATGGCTGGCGCCGAGCATTGCCTACGCGATTGCCGGGTTGGCGTGCGGCATTGTCGGGGTGGTGCCCTCGGTGATGGTCGGCCTGTTTCCGGCAGACATCCGGGTGTCGGGCATTTCGTTCACCTACAACATCGCCTATGCACTATGGGCCAGCACCACGCCGTTGATGTTGATCGCACTGATGCCTTGGAGCCCCTGGGTGTGTGTCGCCTACGTCGCCGTGATGGGCGGTGTTGGCCTGCTGACCGCCGCCGTGTTCGGCCTGCATAAAGGCATGAAAGTCGACGCATTGCTGGTTCGCTGA